The Helicobacter pylori genome includes a window with the following:
- a CDS encoding flagellar hook-basal body protein → MQNGYYAATGAMATQFNRLDLTSNNLANLNTNGFKRDDAVTGDFLRLYQQYREQLPLEDQTKASAKYLNRNLNRVPILSEIYTDRSLGAFEETHNPLDFALTSPNLYFAIQTNEGVAYTRDGHFSVDKDGFLVTLNGFKVLSRSGLNEKGGIMLMPDAEIEVDQNGGITFRDNEAQIQAGALALVSFSEPKNLKKIGQNLYTYQGEGVHQVSDSGALRQSMLEKSNVNAVREMSALIEINRFLDMYSKVLKTHQDDMNAEAINKLATKA, encoded by the coding sequence ATGCAAAATGGGTATTATGCAGCCACTGGAGCTATGGCGACACAATTTAACCGCTTGGATTTAACTTCTAATAATTTAGCTAATTTAAACACCAATGGCTTTAAAAGAGACGATGCGGTTACGGGCGATTTTTTAAGGCTTTACCAACAATACCGAGAGCAACTGCCCTTAGAAGATCAAACCAAAGCGAGCGCGAAGTATTTAAACCGCAATCTCAATCGTGTGCCTATTCTATCAGAAATCTATACGGATAGAAGCCTTGGCGCGTTTGAAGAAACGCATAACCCCCTAGATTTTGCCCTAACAAGCCCTAACCTCTATTTTGCGATACAAACTAATGAGGGCGTCGCTTATACCAGAGATGGGCATTTTAGCGTGGATAAAGACGGCTTTTTAGTTACTCTTAATGGCTTTAAGGTGCTTTCACGCTCTGGCTTGAACGAAAAAGGAGGGATCATGCTCATGCCTGACGCTGAAATTGAAGTGGATCAAAATGGTGGAATCACTTTTAGGGATAATGAAGCCCAAATTCAAGCGGGCGCGTTAGCTTTAGTGAGTTTTAGCGAACCAAAAAACCTTAAAAAAATAGGGCAAAACCTTTATACTTATCAGGGCGAAGGCGTCCATCAAGTCTCTGACTCTGGCGCGTTAAGACAATCCATGCTAGAAAAAAGCAATGTCAATGCGGTGCGTGAGATGAGCGCTTTGATTGAAATCAACCGCTTTTTGGACATGTATTCTAAAGTGCTAAAAACCCACCAAGACGACATGAACGCTGAAGCGATCAACAAACTCGCTACAAAAGCTTAA
- the fliF gene encoding flagellar basal-body MS-ring/collar protein FliF: protein MDLKVLLQRIVDFFIKLNKKQKIALIAAGVLITALLVFLLLYPFKEKDYAQGGYGVLFERLDSSDNALILQHLQQNQIPYKVSKDDTILIPKDKVYEERITLASQGIPKTSKVGFEIFDTKDFGATDFDQNIKLIRTIEGELSRTIESLNPILKANVHIAIPKDSVFVAKEVPPSASVMLKLKPDMKLSPTQILGIKNLIAAAVPKLTIENVKIVNENGESIGEGDILENSKELALEQLHYKQNFENILENKIVNILAPIVGGKNRVVARVNAEFDFSQKKSTKETFDPNNVVRSEQNLEEKKEGASKKQVGGVPGVVSNIGPVQGLKDNKEPEKYEKSQNTTNYEVGKTISEIKGEFGTLVRLNAAVVVDGKYKIALKDGANTLEYEPLSDESLQKINALVKQAIGYNQNRGDDVAVSNFEFNPMASMIDNATLSEKIMHKTQKILGSFTPLIKYILVFIVLFIFYKKVIVPFSERMLEVVPDEDKEVKSMFEEMDEEEDELNKLGDLRKKVEDQLGLNATFSEEEVRYEIILEKIRGTLKERPDEIAMLFKLLIKDEISSDSTKG, encoded by the coding sequence TTGGATTTAAAGGTATTATTGCAACGGATTGTTGATTTTTTCATCAAGCTCAATAAAAAGCAAAAAATCGCCCTGATCGCAGCGGGGGTTTTGATCACCGCCTTGCTTGTGTTTTTGTTGCTCTATCCCTTTAAAGAAAAAGACTACGCGCAAGGGGGCTATGGGGTTTTATTTGAAAGATTGGACTCTAGCGATAACGCTTTAATCTTACAGCACCTCCAGCAAAACCAAATCCCTTATAAAGTCTCAAAAGATGACACCATTCTTATCCCTAAAGATAAAGTGTATGAAGAAAGGATCACTTTGGCTTCTCAAGGGATCCCTAAAACGAGTAAAGTGGGCTTTGAAATCTTTGACACTAAAGACTTTGGAGCGACTGATTTTGATCAAAATATCAAACTCATTCGCACCATTGAAGGCGAATTGTCGCGCACGATTGAAAGTTTAAACCCCATTTTGAAAGCCAATGTGCATATTGCAATCCCTAAAGACAGCGTGTTTGTGGCTAAAGAAGTCCCTCCTAGCGCTTCGGTGATGCTCAAACTCAAGCCTGACATGAAGCTTTCACCCACTCAAATTTTAGGGATTAAAAATTTAATCGCTGCAGCTGTGCCTAAACTCACGATAGAAAATGTGAAAATCGTGAATGAAAATGGTGAATCCATAGGCGAGGGCGATATATTGGAAAATTCCAAAGAATTAGCCCTAGAGCAATTGCATTACAAACAAAATTTTGAAAACATTTTAGAAAATAAGATTGTCAATATATTAGCCCCTATTGTGGGGGGTAAAAACAGGGTGGTCGCAAGGGTCAATGCGGAGTTTGATTTCAGCCAAAAGAAAAGCACTAAAGAGACTTTTGATCCCAATAATGTTGTAAGGAGCGAGCAAAATTTAGAAGAAAAAAAAGAAGGCGCTTCTAAAAAACAAGTCGGCGGCGTGCCTGGGGTTGTGAGCAATATTGGGCCTGTGCAAGGATTGAAAGACAATAAAGAGCCAGAAAAATACGAAAAATCTCAAAACACGACCAATTATGAAGTGGGTAAAACCATTAGCGAGATTAAGGGCGAGTTTGGCACTTTAGTGCGTTTGAATGCGGCGGTTGTGGTGGATGGCAAGTATAAAATCGCGCTTAAAGACGGGGCAAACACTTTAGAATACGAGCCTTTGAGCGATGAATCGCTTCAAAAAATCAACGCTCTGGTGAAACAAGCCATTGGCTATAATCAAAATAGAGGCGATGATGTAGCGGTGAGTAATTTTGAGTTTAACCCTATGGCGTCCATGATTGATAACGCTACTTTGAGCGAAAAAATCATGCACAAGACTCAAAAAATCTTAGGCTCATTCACGCCTTTAATCAAGTATATTTTAGTGTTTATAGTGCTATTTATTTTCTATAAAAAAGTGATTGTGCCTTTCAGCGAACGCATGCTAGAAGTGGTGCCTGATGAAGATAAGGAAGTGAAATCCATGTTTGAAGAAATGGATGAAGAAGAAGATGAATTGAACAAACTGGGCGATTTGAGAAAAAAAGTAGAAGATCAATTAGGGCTTAATGCAACCTTTAGCGAAGAAGAAGTAAGATACGAAATTATCTTAGAAAAGATTAGAGGGACCCTTAAAGAACGCCCTGATGAAATCGCAATGCTCTTTAAACTCCTAATCAAAGATGAAATCTCTTCAGACAGCACGAAAGGTTAA
- a CDS encoding PAP2 family protein, whose amino-acid sequence MAENSFKNVSTQPKPFFLLPVKTLFLLGGVFSAFFILIFGLVFFDYTNSMDNAIFSLMRSNSSSPILDQTLQRIVFLGSSQFVLPLSLLVGVFLSLYRRNLALGVWFVLSVILFEALLESLKHLFTHSVQWFSHSTNFPNATALSLALFYGLLVLLIPHLITHQTLKNILFYSLFGLIFLIGLVLIVLGVSFSSVLGGFCLGALGACFSIGIYLSVFQKI is encoded by the coding sequence ATGGCTGAAAATTCTTTCAAAAATGTTTCCACACAACCCAAACCATTTTTCTTATTACCAGTGAAAACCCTGTTTCTTTTAGGAGGCGTTTTTAGCGCGTTTTTTATCCTTATTTTTGGCTTGGTTTTTTTTGATTATACTAATTCAATGGATAACGCCATTTTTAGCTTGATGCGTTCAAATTCTTCTAGCCCTATTTTAGATCAAACGCTCCAACGCATTGTTTTTTTAGGCTCTTCTCAATTCGTGTTGCCTTTGAGTTTGTTAGTGGGGGTGTTTTTAAGCCTTTATCGCAGAAATTTAGCGCTTGGGGTGTGGTTTGTGCTAAGCGTGATCCTGTTTGAAGCCCTTTTAGAATCTTTAAAACACCTTTTTACACACTCTGTTCAATGGTTTTCGCACAGCACTAATTTCCCTAACGCTACTGCGCTTTCTTTAGCACTATTTTATGGGTTGCTTGTTTTATTGATACCCCATTTGATCACGCATCAAACGCTTAAAAATATTCTTTTTTATAGCTTGTTTGGTTTGATTTTTTTAATAGGGTTGGTGCTGATTGTTTTAGGGGTTTCTTTTAGCAGTGTTTTAGGAGGGTTTTGTTTAGGGGCGTTAGGGGCTTGTTTTTCCATAGGGATTTATTTGAGCGTGTTTCAAAAGATCTAA
- a CDS encoding DUF3883 domain-containing protein has protein sequence MAKHRNYEILNLIGYALAKFDNDFIKEFGFSTKNAFFEYCVQIGLADTTGVIKNRMDLFDYFFPNKRKGWWQKGDAYIHRKLWIDSLFKDEDAKGFSHIVKWFLQEQYGIKDLGITPNAYLKTQYKSMQETGLEAELYFLNHYKNIKIFSCGHLKDMRLFGDGYDFYIQTNKRAFLVEVKGIREKQGPLRLTQKEYEQAQTYSHDYVLVVVLNLSEKPHLLSIANPLKHLEFKACERKQKSILEYHLIGQIK, from the coding sequence ATGGCAAAACATAGAAATTATGAAATTTTAAATCTCATAGGCTATGCTTTGGCGAAATTTGATAATGATTTTATTAAAGAATTTGGCTTTTCTACTAAAAATGCTTTTTTTGAATATTGCGTCCAAATTGGCCTAGCTGACACGACTGGCGTTATCAAAAATCGCATGGATTTATTTGATTATTTTTTTCCTAACAAACGCAAAGGTTGGTGGCAAAAAGGCGATGCCTATATCCATAGAAAATTATGGATTGATAGCTTGTTTAAAGATGAAGACGCTAAAGGTTTTAGCCATATTGTGAAATGGTTTTTGCAAGAACAATACGGAATCAAAGATTTAGGCATTACCCCTAACGCTTACCTCAAAACCCAATATAAAAGCATGCAAGAAACAGGTTTAGAAGCCGAATTGTATTTCTTAAACCACTATAAAAACATCAAAATATTTTCTTGTGGGCATTTAAAAGACATGCGTCTTTTTGGCGATGGGTATGACTTCTATATTCAAACCAACAAGCGAGCGTTTTTAGTGGAAGTTAAGGGGATTAGGGAAAAGCAAGGGCCATTGAGATTGACTCAAAAAGAATATGAGCAAGCACAAACTTATAGCCATGATTATGTGCTTGTGGTGGTATTGAATTTAAGTGAAAAACCCCATCTTTTGTCCATTGCTAACCCCTTAAAACATTTAGAGTTTAAGGCATGCGAGAGGAAGCAAAAAAGCATTTTGGAATACCACTTAATAGGGCAAATAAAATAG
- the fliG gene encoding flagellar motor switch protein FliG has translation MATKLTPKQKAQLDELSMSEKIAILLIQVGEDTTGEILRHLDIDSITEISKQIVQLNGTDKQIGAAVLEEFFAIFQSNQYINTGGLEYARELLTRTLGSEEAKKVMDKLTKSLQTQKNFAYLGKIKPQQLADFIINEHPQTIALILAHMEAPNAAETLSYFPDEMKAEISIRMANLGEISPQVVKRVSTVLENKLESLTSYKIEVGGLRAVAEIFNRLGQKSAKTTLARIESVDNKLAGAIKEMMFTFEDIAKLDNFAIREILKVADKKDLSLALKTSTKDLTDKFLNNMSSRAAEQFVEEMQYLGAVKIKDVDVAQRKIIEIVQSLQEKGVIQTGEEEDVIE, from the coding sequence ATGGCAACCAAGCTTACCCCCAAACAAAAGGCTCAATTAGACGAACTTTCCATGAGTGAAAAAATCGCTATTTTACTCATTCAAGTGGGCGAAGACACCACAGGCGAGATTTTAAGGCATTTAGACATTGACTCCATTACAGAGATTTCTAAGCAAATCGTGCAATTAAACGGCACAGACAAGCAGATCGGTGCGGCGGTTTTAGAGGAATTTTTTGCGATTTTTCAGTCTAACCAATACATCAATACCGGCGGTTTAGAATACGCCAGAGAGCTTTTAACCAGGACTTTAGGGAGCGAAGAAGCCAAAAAAGTGATGGATAAACTCACTAAAAGCTTGCAAACGCAAAAAAACTTCGCTTATTTAGGCAAAATCAAACCCCAACAACTCGCTGATTTCATCATTAACGAACACCCTCAAACCATTGCCTTGATTTTAGCCCACATGGAAGCCCCTAATGCGGCTGAAACTTTGAGCTATTTCCCTGATGAAATGAAAGCGGAGATCTCCATTAGAATGGCGAATTTAGGCGAAATATCGCCCCAAGTGGTTAAAAGGGTTTCCACGGTGTTAGAAAACAAACTAGAATCGCTCACTAGCTATAAAATTGAAGTGGGTGGCTTAAGAGCGGTGGCTGAAATCTTTAACCGATTAGGCCAAAAGAGCGCCAAAACCACGCTCGCTCGCATTGAAAGCGTGGATAACAAGCTCGCCGGCGCGATTAAAGAAATGATGTTTACTTTTGAAGACATAGCCAAACTAGACAATTTCGCTATCAGAGAGATTTTGAAAGTAGCGGATAAAAAAGACTTGTCTTTAGCGTTAAAAACTTCCACGAAAGATTTAACCGATAAATTCTTAAACAACATGAGCAGTAGGGCTGCAGAGCAGTTTGTAGAAGAAATGCAATATCTTGGGGCGGTCAAAATCAAAGATGTGGATGTGGCCCAAAGAAAGATCATTGAAATCGTTCAGAGCTTGCAAGAAAAAGGCGTGATCCAAACCGGTGAAGAGGAAGATGTCATTGAATAG
- the fliH gene encoding flagellar assembly protein FliH has product MSLNSRKNLIQKDHLNKHDIQKYEFKSMANLPPKTNPNGASLETPNPEEPLEKKAIENDLIDCLLKKTDELSSHLVKLQMQFEKAQEESKALIENAKNDGYKIGFKEGEEKMRNELTHSVNEEKNQLLHAITALDEKMKKSEDHLMALEKELSAIAIDIAKEVILKEVEDNSQKVALALAEELLKNVLDATDIHLKVNPLDYPYLNERLQNVSKIKLESNEAISKGGVMITSSNGSLDGNLMERFKTLKESVLENFKV; this is encoded by the coding sequence ATGTCATTGAATAGCCGTAAAAACTTGATCCAAAAAGACCATTTGAATAAGCATGACATTCAAAAATACGAATTTAAGAGCATGGCAAATTTACCCCCTAAAACTAATCCTAATGGCGCGTCTTTAGAAACGCCTAACCCAGAAGAGCCTTTGGAAAAAAAAGCGATAGAAAACGATTTGATTGATTGCTTATTGAAAAAAACCGATGAGCTTTCAAGCCATTTAGTGAAATTGCAAATGCAATTTGAAAAAGCCCAAGAAGAGAGCAAAGCTTTGATTGAAAACGCTAAAAACGACGGCTATAAAATCGGCTTTAAAGAGGGTGAAGAAAAAATGCGTAACGAACTCACTCACAGCGTGAATGAAGAAAAAAACCAGCTTTTGCATGCGATCACGGCTTTAGATGAAAAAATGAAAAAATCAGAAGATCATTTAATGGCTTTAGAAAAGGAACTGAGCGCGATTGCGATAGATATAGCTAAAGAAGTGATCCTTAAAGAAGTGGAAGACAACAGCCAAAAAGTGGCCCTAGCTTTGGCTGAAGAGCTTTTAAAAAATGTTTTAGACGCAACGGATATTCATTTAAAAGTCAATCCCTTGGATTACCCTTATTTAAACGAGCGTTTGCAAAACGTTTCTAAAATCAAATTAGAGAGCAATGAGGCTATTTCTAAAGGAGGCGTTATGATCACTAGCTCTAACGGGAGTCTTGATGGGAATTTAATGGAGCGCTTTAAAACGCTCAAAGAAAGCGTGTTGGAAAATTTTAAGGTGTGA
- the lepA gene encoding translation elongation factor 4: protein MKNIRNFSIIAHIDHGKSTLADCLISECNAISNREMTSQVMDTMDIEKERGITIKAQSVRLNYTFKGEDYVLNLIDTPGHVDFSYEVSRSLCSCEGALLVVDATQGVEAQTIANTYIALDNHLEILPVINKIDLPNANVLEVKQDIEDTIGIDCSNANEVSAKARLGIKDLLEKIITTIPAPSGDFNAPLKALIYDSWFDNYLGALALVRIMDGRINTEQEILVMGTGKKHGVLGLYYPNPLKKIPTKSLECGEIGIVSLGLKSVTDIAVGDTLTDAKNPTPKPIEGFMPAKPFVFAGLYPIETDRFEDLREALLKLQLNDCALNFEPESSVALGFGFRVGFLGLLHMEVIKERLEREFGLNLIATAPTVVYEVHLTDNSIKYVQNPSELPPENCIACIKEPFVRATIITPSEFLGNLMQLLNNKRGIQEKMEYLNQSRIMLTYSLPSNEIVMDFYDKLKSCTKGYASFDYEPIENREAHLVKLDVRVAGDVVDALSIIIDKNKAYEKGRALVETMKELIPRQLFEVAIQASVGNKIIARETIKSVGKNVTAKCYGGDITRKRKLLEKQKEGKKRMKAIGKVELPQEAFLAILKID from the coding sequence ATGAAAAATATCCGCAATTTTTCCATTATCGCTCACATTGACCATGGTAAAAGCACTTTAGCGGATTGTTTGATTTCTGAATGCAACGCTATCAGTAACAGAGAAATGACCAGCCAAGTGATGGACACTATGGATATTGAAAAAGAAAGGGGCATTACGATTAAGGCTCAAAGCGTGCGCTTGAATTACACTTTTAAGGGGGAGGATTATGTTTTAAACCTCATTGACACCCCAGGGCATGTGGATTTTAGCTATGAAGTGTCTCGCTCTTTGTGTTCATGCGAAGGGGCGTTATTAGTGGTAGATGCCACTCAAGGCGTGGAAGCGCAAACCATCGCCAACACTTATATCGCTTTAGATAACCATTTAGAAATTTTACCAGTGATCAATAAAATTGATTTGCCCAATGCGAATGTTTTAGAAGTCAAACAGGATATAGAAGACACGATAGGGATTGATTGCTCTAATGCTAATGAAGTGAGCGCTAAAGCCAGGCTTGGCATTAAAGATTTGTTAGAAAAAATCATTACGACCATTCCTGCCCCTAGCGGTGATTTTAACGCTCCCTTAAAAGCGCTCATTTATGATTCATGGTTTGACAATTATTTAGGGGCGCTAGCGTTGGTGCGCATCATGGATGGGAGAATCAACACAGAGCAAGAAATTTTAGTGATGGGAACGGGTAAAAAACACGGCGTTTTAGGGCTATACTACCCCAACCCTTTGAAAAAAATCCCTACTAAAAGTTTAGAATGCGGTGAGATTGGCATTGTGAGTTTAGGGCTAAAAAGCGTTACGGATATTGCGGTAGGCGACACGCTCACAGACGCTAAAAACCCTACCCCTAAACCCATTGAAGGCTTTATGCCGGCTAAACCCTTTGTTTTTGCGGGGCTTTACCCTATAGAAACGGATCGGTTTGAAGATTTAAGAGAAGCGTTATTGAAACTCCAGCTTAACGATTGCGCTTTAAATTTTGAGCCTGAAAGCTCTGTGGCGCTTGGCTTTGGCTTTAGGGTGGGCTTTTTAGGGCTATTGCACATGGAAGTGATTAAAGAAAGGCTGGAAAGGGAATTTGGCCTTAACCTCATCGCTACCGCTCCCACGGTGGTGTATGAAGTGCATTTGACGGATAATAGCATCAAATACGTTCAAAACCCTAGCGAATTGCCCCCTGAAAATTGTATCGCTTGCATCAAAGAGCCTTTTGTGAGGGCGACGATCATCACGCCGAGTGAATTTTTGGGTAATTTAATGCAGTTATTGAACAATAAAAGAGGCATTCAAGAAAAAATGGAATATTTGAACCAATCTCGTATCATGCTCACTTATTCCTTGCCGAGCAACGAAATTGTGATGGATTTTTATGACAAGCTCAAATCTTGCACTAAAGGGTATGCGAGCTTTGATTATGAGCCGATAGAAAACAGAGAGGCCCATTTGGTGAAGTTAGATGTGAGGGTGGCAGGCGATGTGGTGGATGCGCTTTCTATCATTATAGATAAAAACAAGGCGTATGAAAAGGGGCGCGCTTTAGTGGAAACGATGAAAGAGCTTATCCCAAGACAGCTTTTTGAAGTCGCTATCCAAGCGAGCGTGGGGAATAAAATCATCGCCAGAGAGACGATCAAATCTGTCGGTAAGAATGTAACGGCTAAGTGCTATGGGGGCGATATTACACGGAAAAGAAAACTTTTAGAAAAACAAAAAGAGGGCAAGAAACGCATGAAAGCTATCGGTAAGGTGGAGCTTCCCCAAGAAGCGTTTTTAGCGATATTAAAGATCGATTAG
- the dxs gene encoding 1-deoxy-D-xylulose-5-phosphate synthase, translating into MQNKTFDLNPNDIAGLELVCQTLRSRILEVVSANGGHLSSSLGAVELIVSMHALFDCQKNPFIFDTSHQAYAHKLLTGRFESFSTLRQFKGLSGFTKPSESAYDYFIAGHSSTSVSIGVGVAKAFCLKQALGMPIALLGDGSISAGIFYEALNELGDRKYPMIMILNDNEMSISTPIGALSKALSQLMKGPFYQSFRSKVKKILSTLPESVNYLASRFEESFKLITPGVFFEELGINYIGPINGHDLNAIIETLKLAKELKEPVLIHAQTLKGKGYKIAEGRYEKWHGVGPFDLDTGLSKKSKSATLSPTEAYSNTLLELAKKDEKIVGVTAAMPSGTGLDKLIDAYPLRFFDVAIAEQHALTSSSAMAKEGFKPFVSIYSTFLQRAYDSIVHDACISSLPIKLAIDRAGIVGEDGETHQGLLDVSYLRSIPNMVIFAPRDNETLKNAVYFANEHDSSPCAFRYPRGSFVLKERVFEPSGFVLGRSELLKKEGEILLIGYGNGVGRAHLVQLALKEKNIECALLDLRFLKPLDPNLSAIVAPYQKLYVFSDNYKLGGVASAILEFLSEQNILKPVKSFEIIDEFIMHGNTALVEKSLGLDTESLTDAILKDLGQER; encoded by the coding sequence TTGCAAAATAAAACTTTTGATTTAAACCCTAATGATATTGCAGGTTTGGAGTTGGTGTGCCAAACGCTGCGGAGTCGTATTTTAGAAGTGGTGAGCGCTAATGGGGGGCATTTAAGCTCTTCTTTAGGGGCTGTGGAGCTGATTGTAAGCATGCATGCCTTATTTGATTGCCAAAAAAACCCTTTCATTTTTGACACTTCGCATCAAGCTTACGCTCACAAGCTTTTAACCGGGCGCTTTGAAAGCTTTAGCACTCTAAGGCAATTTAAAGGTTTGAGTGGCTTTACTAAGCCCAGCGAGAGCGCATACGATTATTTCATTGCCGGGCATAGCTCCACTTCTGTGTCTATAGGCGTGGGGGTGGCTAAAGCTTTTTGTTTGAAACAAGCGCTAGGCATGCCTATAGCTTTATTAGGCGATGGGAGCATTAGCGCAGGGATTTTTTATGAAGCCTTAAACGAACTGGGCGATAGGAAATACCCCATGATCATGATTTTGAACGATAATGAAATGAGTATCAGCACGCCTATTGGAGCCTTATCTAAAGCCCTTAGCCAGCTGATGAAAGGCCCGTTTTACCAGTCTTTCCGCTCTAAAGTTAAAAAAATCTTAAGTACCTTACCTGAAAGCGTGAATTACTTAGCGAGCCGTTTTGAAGAATCTTTTAAACTCATCACCCCGGGCGTATTTTTTGAAGAATTGGGCATTAACTATATAGGGCCTATTAACGGGCATGATTTGAATGCGATTATTGAGACCTTGAAATTAGCCAAAGAGCTTAAAGAACCGGTGCTAATCCATGCGCAAACCTTAAAAGGCAAAGGCTATAAAATCGCTGAAGGGCGCTATGAAAAATGGCATGGGGTGGGGCCTTTTGATTTGGATACCGGCTTGTCTAAAAAATCCAAAAGCGCGACTTTATCGCCCACTGAAGCGTATTCTAACACCCTTTTAGAATTGGCCAAGAAAGATGAAAAAATCGTAGGCGTAACCGCTGCGATGCCTAGCGGCACAGGATTAGACAAACTCATTGACGCTTACCCTTTGCGCTTTTTTGATGTCGCTATCGCTGAACAACACGCCCTGACTTCTAGCAGTGCTATGGCTAAAGAGGGGTTTAAACCTTTTGTGAGCATCTATTCTACTTTTTTGCAAAGGGCTTATGATTCTATTGTGCATGACGCTTGTATTTCTAGCTTGCCGATTAAATTAGCCATTGATAGGGCTGGGATTGTGGGCGAAGATGGCGAGACGCACCAAGGGCTTTTAGACGTGTCGTATTTGCGCTCTATCCCTAACATGGTCATTTTTGCCCCACGAGACAATGAGACTTTAAAAAACGCCGTGTATTTTGCTAATGAGCATGATTCAAGCCCTTGCGCGTTCCGCTACCCTAGGGGGTCGTTTGTATTAAAAGAGAGGGTTTTTGAGCCTAGCGGTTTTGTTTTGGGGCGAAGCGAATTGTTGAAAAAAGAGGGCGAAATTTTACTCATAGGCTATGGTAATGGCGTGGGGCGGGCGCATTTGGTCCAACTGGCTTTAAAAGAAAAAAACATAGAATGTGCGCTTTTGGATCTCAGGTTTTTAAAGCCCTTAGATCCAAATTTAAGCGCGATCGTTGCCCCTTATCAAAAGCTCTATGTTTTTAGCGATAATTACAAGCTTGGGGGGGTGGCTAGCGCGATTTTAGAGTTTTTGAGCGAACAAAATATTTTAAAGCCTGTTAAAAGCTTTGAAATCATTGACGAATTTATCATGCATGGGAACACCGCTTTAGTGGAAAAATCCTTAGGCTTAGACACAGAGAGTTTGACTGACGCTATTTTAAAAGATTTAGGACAAGAGAGATGA